CCACCCCTAGGGGGCAGGGCTCAGGGTGAAGTGGGGTGTGCCCCGGATGGGAAGCGCGCCGTCGGATCCATAGATTCGAAGGCAGCGAGAACGTCCCGCCCGCGCACCCACGGAGGCGGCCATGTCGGCCCCCACGCACACCCGGCCCCTCCCGGCCGCCCCGCACTCCCGGCCGCTCCCGCCGCGCATCGCATCGGCGCGCCCGCGCGCGTCCCGTACCGGCGCCGACGCCCGGCTGCACTGGTGGGCCCTGGCCCTGCCCGCACTCGCCTTCGGCCTGCTCCTGCTGCTCCTCGCCGGGTCCGGCGAAGCCCGCGCCGCCTCCGGGGAGGGGGCCGGCCCGGGCCTGGTCCAGGTCGCGGAACAGCTCCTGCGCGCCGTCGGCTGACCCCCGCGCCCCCGTACGCGCCACACGCGCCCCGTAGCGGCCGGCCGGCCTCCCAACACCCTGCGCCCCGTGGCCCGTTTCGTGCGAAGCTGGGAGTCATGAGCGCCGACACACCCCGCAGGATCGCCCTCCTCCGGCACGCCAAGGCCGACTGGCCCGAGGTGTCCGACCACGACCGGCCGCTGGCGGAGCGAGGCCGCAAGGACGCCCCGGCCGCCGGTCTGAAGCTGGCCGAGACCGGCATCGCCTTCGACCTGGCCCTCTGTTCCACCGCCGCCCGCACGCGCGAGACGTGGAAACTGGCCGTCCAAGAGCTGCCGCACCGGCCGAAGACCTCGTACGAGGAGCGGATCTACGACGCCTCGCTCGGCGAGCTGATCGCCCTGCTGAACGAAACCCCCGACGAGGTCTCCGACCTGCTCCTCATCGGCCACAACCCGGGCGTGCACGCCCTCGCCGACGCCCTCTCCGGCAGCGCCGAGGGCGACACCCTGGCCCGGATGACCCGTACGGGCTTCCCCACCGCGGCGCTGGCCGTCGTCTCCTTCACCGGCCCGTGGAAGACGCTGGAGCACGGGGTGGGCACGCTGGTCGACTTCTGGACCCCCAAGGAACACTGACGTCGGAGGCCCGCGCGAACACGCATGGGGCCCCGGCGGGCGCGCTGCCCGCCGGGGCCCCATGCGTACGCGGTGCGCGCGCACCGCGTACGGCCGTCCCGGTCCGCGGGGCGGGGCAGGACGGGTGCGGATCAGGCCAGGTCGGCGGCCTCGATCTCCTCGCGGGTGATCCCGAGCAGGTACAGCACCGCATCGAGGAACGGCACGTTCACCGCGGTGTGCGCGGCCTCGCGGACCACCGGCTTGGCGTTGAAGGCCACGCCCAGCCCGGCCGCGTTCAGCATGTCCAGGTCGTTGGCGCCGTCCCCGATGGCCACGGTCTGCGACAGCGGCACGTCCGCCTCGGCCGCGAACCGGCGCAGCAGCCGGGCCTTGCCGGCCCGGTCCACGATCTCGCCCGTGACCCGCCCGGTCAGCTTCCCGTCGACGATCTCCAGCGTGTTGGCGGCGGCGAAGTCCAGCCCCAGCCGCTCCCGCAGGTCGTCCGTGACCTGGGTGAACCCGCCGGAGACCACGCCCACCTGGTAGCCGAGCCGCTTGAGCGTACGGATCAGGGTCCGGGCGCCGGGGGTCAGCTGCACCTCGGCGCGCACCTTGTCCACCACCGAGGCGTCCAGCCCGGCGAGCAGCGCCACCCGGGCGTGCAGCGACTGCTCGAAGTCGAGCTCGCCGCGCATGGCCCGCTCGGTGACCTCCGCGACCTCGGCCTCGCAGCCCGCGTGCGCCGCGAACAGCTCGATGACCTCGTCCTGGATCAGGGTGGAGTCCACGTCCATGACGACGAGGCGCTGGGCCCGCCGGTGCAGCCCGGCCGAGACCACGGCCACGTCCACCCCGATGTGCGCCGCGGAGGTGGCCAGCGCGGTGCGCAGCGGCTCGGTCTCGGTGCCCGACACGGCGAACTCCACCGCGGTCACCGGGTACTTGGCGAGGCGGAAGATGCGGTCGATGTTGCCGCCGGTCGCGGTGATCCGGGCGGCGATCTGGGCCGTGGACTCGGCGGTGAGCGGGTGCCCGAGCACCGTGACGTGGGAACGCCCGCTGCCGCGCGGCCGGTTGTCGCCCGTGCCGGAGAGGATCTCGGCCTGGAGCTTGAGGGAGTCGGCCCAGCTGTGCACGGTGGCCCGCAGGTCGCCCTCGCTGCCGGCGACGGGCCTGGTGACGAGGGCGCACAGGACGATGCGGCCGCGGGTGACGACCTGCTCGATGTCGACCACGTCGACGGAGTAGGCGGCGAGGGTGTCGAACAGCCCGGCGGTGATCCCGGGACGGTCCTTGCCGAAGATCTTGACGAGGAGGGTGGGGACGTCGGAGGTCTGCGATGCGCTCATGGTGAGCTCACCGTATCTTCCCGGCACCCCCGGCAGGACCCCCGTCCCACTCCCTGAACGCGGCGCCGCACCCGATCGACCCCGGTTCCGGGGCCGCGCGCGCCCGGCGTCCCGGCCGCGGTCCGGCCGCGGGCCGTGCCGGCCCGTCGCCGAACGTGACGGCCGCGGGCGGGACGTCCCCTATCGCACGCTCCGGGAGGCTTTCGGCCGCCCCGGCGGCCGGGCGCGCGGACCCCGGTCCGGCCCGGATTCCCCATGTGGGCGCGGGCCTGAAATAGTTCCCCCCGGATGTTCGCCATACCTAGGCTCCCTGACGTCATGGGGGGTTCTCGGGGGACTTAAGTGGGGCTGGAGTGCCGGAACTCGTACTGGAACTGAACGGAAGGACCTGGACGCTCGATCCGTCCAGGTCGTACTCGCTGGGGCGCGATCCCCAGGGGGACGTGGTGATCGACGACGCCAGGGTCTCGTGGCGGCACGCCACGATCAGCTGGAACGGCCGCGGTTGGGGGATCGAGGACCACGGCAGCACCAACGGCACCTACGTGCACGGCGCCCGGGTCCAGCTGGCCGAACTCGTGCCCGGCACCCCGGTCCACCTCGGAAACGCCACGGACGGGCCGCGACTGAACCCCGTCGCCCCCGTCGCCCCCGCGTACCAGGCGTCGGCCGCGCAGCAGGCGTACGCCCCGCAGCAGGCGGCCCCGGCCTACCAGGCCCCGGCCCCGCAGCAGCCGCAGCAGGCCCCGCAGCAGCCCTGGGATCAGCAGCACCAGCAGCACGCCCAGCCGCAGCACGCCCAGCCGCAGCACGGCCTTCCGCCGCAGGCGCCCGCCCAGCCGCAGGCCCACCTCCCGCACCAGCAGTCCGGCGGCCCCGGCGCGTCCGGCCCGGCGCAGGGGGCGGCTCCCGGCCACAGCGACCGCAGCCCGACGACGTTCCACCAGCTCTCGCTGGGCAACGTCATGCGGATCGGCCGCGCCCTGGACAACGAACTGGTCGTCTCCGACCTCCAGGTCTCCCGCCACCACGCCGAGTTCCGCTCGATGCCCGGCGGCCGCTTCGAGATCCGTGACCTCGGCAGCCACAACGGCACCTACGTCAACGGCCAGCCGCTGGCCAAGTCCGGTACGGCGCTGCTCGGCCCGAACGACATCGTCGGCGTCGGCCACTCGACCTTCCGGATCGTGGGCGACCGGCTGGAGGAGTTCGTCGACACCGGCGAGGTCTCCTTCTCGGCCCGCCACCTCACCGTCACCGTCGACGGCGGCAAGCAGATCCTCAAGGACGTCACCTTCGGCGTGCCGGAGAAGTCGCTCATCGGCGTCATCGGCCCGTCCGGATCCGGCAAGTCGACCCTGCTCAAGGCGCTGACCGGCTACCGGCCGGCCAACCAGGGCGACGTCCTCTACGACAACCGCAACCTCTACAAGCAGTTCGCGGAGCTGCGCCAGCGCATCGGCCTGGTCCCGCAGGACGACATCCTGCACAAGGAGCTGCGGGTCCGCACGGCCCTGAAGTACGCGGCCAAGCTCCGCTTCCCCGGCGACACCGCCGAGTCCGAGCGCGCCGCCCGCGTCGACGAGGTGCTGCGCGAGCTCAAGCTCGACATCCACAAGGACAAGAAGATCACCGCGCTCTCGGGCGGCCAGCGCAAGCGCGTGTCCGTGGCCCTGGAGCTGCTCACCAAGCCCTCGCTGATCTTCCTGGACGAGCCGACCTCCGGTCTCGACCCGGGCATGGACCGCGACGTCATGCAGCTGCTGCGCGGCCTCGCCGACGACGGCCGCACGGTCCTCGTCGTCACCCACTCGGTCGCCGAGCTGGCCATCTGCGACAAGCTGCTGGTCATGGCCCCGGGTGGCTCGGTCGCGTACTTCGGCCCGCCGGACGAGGCGCTGAACTTCTTCGGCTACGGCACGTGGGCGGACGTCTTCTCGGCCTTCGAGAACTACCGCGACTACGACTGGGCCGGCCGCTGGAAGGGCTCGCAGCACTACCAGCTCTACGCCGCCGACATCGACGCCGTCGCCCCGCAGTCGGTCGCGATGCCGCCGCACCAGCAGATGCGCCCGCCCAAGCCGCAGGGCTGGGGCTCCCAGCTGTGGACGCTGATCCGCCGCTACGTCTCGGTGATCGCCTCCGACAAGGGCTTCATCGGCCTGATGCTGATCCTGCCCGCCGTCCTGGGCGTGGTCTCCACGGTCATCCCCGCGAAGTTCGGCCTCGCGCCGCCCGTGGCCCCGTCCCGCTTCAACGGCGACGCCGGAACGATCATGCTGATCCTCGCGGTCGGGATGTGCTTCTCCGGAGCCGCCAACTCGGTCCGCGAGCTGATCAAGGAACGGGTGATCTACGAGCGCGAACGCGCGACCGGCCTGTCCCGCTCGGCGTACCTCATGTCCAAGGTGATCGTCCTGGGCGTCATCACGGCCATCCAGGGCGTGATCATCTGCGGGATCGGCTTCTACCCGCGCGACCTGCCCACCGAGGGCCTGCTGATGCCGCCGGCCGTGGAGATCTGCCTGTCGGTCATCGCGCTCGGCTTCACCTCGATGATGTTCGGCCTGGTCATCTCCTCGCTGGTGAAGACCGCCGAGAAGACGATGCCGCTGCTGGTCATGTTCGCGATCGTCCAGGTCGTCTTCACCGGCATCCTCTTCCAGGTCTACGACTCCCCGGGCCTGGAGCAGTTCGCCTGGCTGATGCCCTCCCGCTGGGCCATCGGCGCCGCCGGCACCACGCTGAACCTCGGCGTGCTCATGCCGCCGTGGGACGCCGACAACCCGACCAACACCGACCCGCTCTGGGACGCCACGGTCGGCCAGTGGACCCTGGACATCACCGTCCTGCTGCTCCTCGGCATCGCGTGCGGCTTCGCGGTGCAGCGCCTGCTGCGCCGTCACGAGCCGGAGGTCATGCGCGCCGGCAAGTAGCGCGGCGGGCCCACGGGCCCGGCTCCGCAGGCCCGCCCGCGGCCCCGCACGAACGCCTCAGGGCGGCACCCGCGTACGGGTGCCGCCCTGAGGCGCATGGGGGGCGGGAGGAACGCCGGGGGCCTAGTAGGCGCTGTTGACGTTGTCCATGGAGCCGTAGCGGTCGGCCGCGTAGTTGCACGCGGCGACGATGTTGGCGACCGGGTCGTACTGGTCGAACTTGGTGCCCTTGACGTGGTACGCCTTGAAGGTCGGCGCGATGACCTGGAGCAGACCCTTGCTGGGGATGCCGTTGCGGGCGTTGATGTCCCAGTTGTTGATCGCCATCGGGTTGCCGCTGGACTCGCGCATCACGTTGCGGTGGATGCCGGCGTAGCTGCCGGGAATGCCCTCGCGCTTCATGATGTGGAGGGCCTCCTTGATCCAGCCGTCCAGGTTGTTCGCGAAGACCGGGGCGCGGTTCGCGGAGCGGCTCGCGGCGGCCTTGGCCGCGCGGGCCTTCTTGGCGGCGGCCTCGGCCTTGGCCTTCGCCTTGGCCTTCACCGCGGCCGCGTCGTCGGCCTTCTTGCCCTGGAGGGCGGCGACGCTCTGCTGCACGGAGAGGTGCTGCTGTACGGCCTGCGCCTGGGCGCCGTCGACGACCTTCGTCCACGCCACGGGGGCGGCGGAGATGGTCTGGCTCTCGCTCTGGGCGGCCCCGGCGGGGACGAGCGAGAACGCGAGCGCGGCGGCACCGAGCGTGGCGACACCGGCGATGGACAGCTTGTGTGCCTTCGTCAGACGACTGTGACCGGGAGTGCTGGAAGCAGACATGGCGGGGCAACCTCTTCGTGTAGCGGGGTCCGCAGGAGAGCGCCGCGTCGATCCCGGGGGATCCGCGGCGCAGTGCGAGCGACGGGAGCAATTCTTAGCGGCGGCAAAATCCCCTGGCAACGGTGTGACGTACGATCCCGCTTAGTGGATCAGGGGGCTCAGGACAGGCCGGATTCCCGGCCCGGCGGCTAGGTGCGCCCGTGCTGACACCGTCTTTATCCGTCCACTAGGCACCTTCGTAAGTGATCTGGGTCCTATGCTCGGGCTCACATCGGGCAGGTGACGATCTGACCGAGAGTTGCTGCTGCAACGCTCCGCGTCACGAATGTCCGACCTGCGGGGGACCGCGCGCCGCCGCCCCTCCTCCCCGAGGCGGGGCCGGACCCCGCCCGCCCCCTCCTCACGTCGTAGGCCCAGCGGCCCCCCGACCCGGGACCACGGCCCGATTCCGCAGGTCAGCGCCGCGAGTACGGTGAACTCATGACAGCCACTCCCGTGCACGGCGGACACCGCGGCGGCCTGGCCGCGGTCAGCACCGCGCTGCTCGCCATGAGCCGCACGCTGGAGGTGCGCGACGTGCTGCGCACGATCGTCGCCTCGGCCCGCGAGCTGCTGGACGCCGAGTACGCGGCCCTGGGCGTCCCGGACGACCACGGCGGCTTCGCCCAGTTCGTCGTGGACGGCATCAGCGAGGAGCAGTGGCGCCGCATCGGTCCGCTGCCCCGCCAGCACGGCATCCTGGCCGCGATGCTCCACCAGGACGCCCCCGAGCGACTGGCCGACGTACGGCGCGACCCGCGCTTCGGGGGCTGGCCGTCCGCCCACCCCGACATGTCCGACTTCCTCGGCCTGCCCATCCGCGACGGCGAGGAGAACCTCGGCGCCCTCTTCCTCGCGAACAAGCGCGCGCACGGCAAGGGCGGGGGCGTCGGGGCCGGGGCCGGGTTCACCGACGCGGACGAGGAGCTCCTCTCCCTCCTCGCCCAGCACGCGGCCATCGCCCTCACCAATGCCCGGCTCTACGAGCGCAGCCGCGAGCTCACCATCGCCGAGGAGCGCTCCCGCCTCGCCCACGAGCTGCACGACGCCGTCAGCCAGAAGCTGTTCTCCCTGCGCCTGACCGCCCAGGCCGCCGCCGCCCTCGTCGACCGCGACCCGGCCCGGGCCAAGGGCGAGCTCCAGCAGGTCGCCGCCCTCGCCGCGGAGGCCGCCGACGAGCTGCGCGCCGCCGTGACCGAGCTCCGCCCGGCCGCCCTCGACGAGGACGGGCTCGTCGCCACCCTGCGCACCCACGTCCAGGTCCTCGACCGTGCCCACGCCGCACGCGTCACCTTCTCCTGCGACGGCGTACGGGCCCTGCCCGCGACGCAGGAGGAGGCGCTGCTGCGCGTGGCCCAGGAGGCCCTGCACAACGCCCTGCGCCACTCCGGCGCCGACCGGGTCGCGGTGACGCTGTCCCGTACGACATCCGGGGGAGCGGTCCTGGAGGTCAGCGACCCCGGTCGCGGCTTCGACCCCCGTACGGTCCGCAGCGCGGGTCGCCACCTCGGCCTGGTCTCCATGCGCGACCGCGCGAGCGGCGTCGGCGGCCGGCTCACCGTGCACGCGGAGCCCGGAAAGGGCACCACGATCGAGATGGAGGTTCCCGGTGGCTGACACCCCCGGCCCGATCCGCGTCCTGCTGGTCGACGACCACCAGGTGGTCCGGCGCGGCCTGCGCACCTTCCTGGAGGTGCAGGACGACATCGAGGTGGTCGGCGAGGCCGCCGACGGCGAGGAGGGCGTCGCACGGGCCGAGGAGCTGCGGCCGGACGTCATCCTCATGGACGTCAAGATGCCGGGCACCGACGGCATCGGGGCCCTGCGCGAACTGCGCGGCCGGGCGAACCCGGCGCGCGTGCTGATCGTCACGAGCTTCACGGAGCAGCGCACCGCGGTCCCCGCCCTGCGGGCGGGCGCGGCCGGATACGTCTACAAGGACATCGACCCCGACGCCCTGGCCGGAGCCATCCGCTCCGTCCACGCCGGCCACGTCCTCCTGCAGCCGGAGGTGGCGGCCACCCTCCTGGCCCAGGACGAGCAGGGCACCGCGCCCGGCCGGGCCGGCACGCTGACCGACCGGGAGCGGGAGGTCCTCGCCCTGATCGCCGACGGCCGCTCGAACCGGGAGATAGCGCGGGCGCTCGTCCTGTCGGAGAAGACGGTCAAGACGCACGTCTCGAACATCCTGATGAAACTGGACGTCTCGGACCGCACCCAGGCGGCGTTGTGGGCGGTCAGGCACGGGATCACCGACTGAGCGGGGCCGGCCGGGGCGCAGCCGGGCCCGCCCGGGAGCGTCGAGCTGTAGATCGGAGATTCATACCGTCGGGTGTATGTAGCCCACATGGCGTAACCCCGCGCCGGGGTGGCCGTTCTCCATGGCGTGTCGCGGCGGCTGGCCGCGGCCGACGTACTGGAGGACGAGAAACGTGAAGAACTTCAAGAAGGCCGCAGCCGTCACCATGATCGCGGGCGGCCTCATCGCCGCCGGCGCCGGTGTCTCCTCGGCGCACGGCGGTGCGTCGGCGGAGGGCGAGGCCCTGCACTCGCCCGGCGTGGCCTCCGGGAACCTGCTCCAGGTCCCCGTGAACGTCCCCGTGAACCTGGTGGGCAACACGGTCAACGTGATCGGCCTGCTGAACGGCGCCTTCGGCAACCACGGCGTCAACTTCTGACCCACCCGTGACGCGGGCCGCCGCCCGTCCGCCCGGCTCCACCGGACCCGGACCCGGCCGGCGCCCCGACGCGGTACCCGCGGCCCCGCTTCCCCCCTCTCCCCGGGAAGCGGGGCCGCCCCGTTCCCGCCCGACTCCGGGACGCAGGGCCGGCCCCCCCCCGGCGGCCCCGCCCTAGCGGCCCCGCTCGCGCTCCTCGACCGGCGCGTTGTACGCCGCCACCAGCGCCCGCCGGGCCACCCGCTCCACCGGCCGCAGGGCCTCCGCCCGCGCCGCCATCTCCGAGGCGGCCACCGCGCCGCCCGGACCGTGCTCGTACGCCAGGGACACCAGCAGGTCCACCCGCTGCGCCAGCGCCAGCACCCGCACCGCCCGCGGCGGATACCCCGGCGCGAGCACCTCGCGCCCGGCCTCCGCCCGCGCCCGGTACGCCGACAGGGCCGCGTCCGCCACCGGACCCGACCCCGCCACGTCCAGCCGGGTCAGCGCCGCCGTCGCCTCGCGCAGCGCCTCCGCCAGCTCCCGCTCCGCCTCGCCCAGCGACGGCACGTCCGCCGGCGGGGCCTCCCGTACCGGCAGGCAGTGCCAGATCACCGAGGTGTGCACATCACCCGACGGGCCCGCCTCCGCCACCTCCGGCACCAGCCCCACCGCCGCGCCCACGGCCACCACCGCCTCCTCGGCGTCCAGCGCCCGCGCGTTGAACTCCGGCGGCCCGCTCAGCCCCAGCGGATGCCCCGGCGCCGGCAGCGCCACCCGCAGCCCCGTCACCCCCAGCGCCCGCATCCGTCCCAGCGCCAACGTCAGCCCCACCGGACCCGGCTCCCCGGGCAACCCCTCCACCCGGTGCACGGCGTCCTCGCCCACGATCGACATCGAGGCCTCGTCGGGCGAGACCAGACCTGCCAGCAGTGCGTTCCCCCAGGCGGCCAGCCGCCCTGAACGTGGTTCGAAAAGCATCCCCCAACTCTACGGACCCCACCCCGGACCCGGCCCCGGCCCCGGACCCCTCTCCGAGTGGCGTAGGTTTTCCCCTGGGGCTGCGCCTGCCGGCGCACAGAGAACCGTGACTGCAAGGGGTGACAACACGCTCATGAGCGATGTTCTGGAGCTGGTGGACGTATCCGTGGTCCGCGAGGGCCGGGCTCTGGTGGACCAGGTCTCCTGGTCGGTGAAGGAGGGGGAGCGCTGGGTGATCCTCGGCCCCAACGGCGCCGGCAAGACCACGCTGCTGAACCTCGCCTCCAGCTACCTCTTCCCCACCAAGGGCAGCGCCGCCATTCTCGGCAGCACCCTCGGCAAGGTCGACGTGTTCGAGCTGCGCCCCCGCATCGGCGTCGCCGGCATCGCGATGGCCGACAAGCTGCCCAAGCGGCAGACCGTCCTGCAGACCGTCCTCACCGCCGCCTACGGCATGACGGCGTCCTGGCAGGAGGAGTACGAGGACATCGACGAGCAGCGCGCCCGTGCGTTCCTCGACCGGCTGGGGATGACCGACTACCTCGACCGGAAGTTCGGCACCCTCTCCGAGGGAGAGCGCAAGCGCACGCTGATCGCCCGCGCCCTGATGACCGACCCCGAGCTGCTGCTCCTCGACGAGCCCGCCGCCGGCCTGGACCTCGGCGGCCGCGAGGACCTCGTGCGCCGCCTCGGCCGCCTCGCCCGCGACCCGCTCGCGCCCTCCATGATCATGGTCACGCACCACGTCGAGGAGATCGCCCCCGGCTTCACCCACGTCCTGATGATCCGCCAGGGCAAGGTCGTCACCGCGGGCCCCATCGACCTCGAACTCACCTCGCGCAACCTCTCCCTCTGCTTCGGCCTCCCGCTGGTCGTCGAGCGCAACGGGAACGACCGCTGGACCGCCCAGGGCCTGCCGCTGCGCTGAGCCGCACCCGGGGACGGGCCGCCCGGTACGGGCCCCCTCGTCCCCTGTCCCGACCGCGCTCGCCGACCTACCATGACCATGTGGACATCGACGCATGGGTGTGGTGGCTGATCGGCGCGGTCGGACTGGGCATTCCCCTCGTCCTGACCGCGATGCCGGAGTTCGGCATGTTCGCCGTCGGCGCGGTGGCGGCCGCCGTCACGGCCGCCCTCGGCGCGGGGGTGACGGCCCAGGTCCTGGTCTTCGTGACCGTCTCGGTCGCGCTCATCGCCGTCGTCCGCCCCATCGCCAACCGCCACCGCGACCAGCGCCCCCAACACCGCAGCGGAATCGACGCGTTGAAGGGCAGATCCGCCGTCGTCCTCGAACGCGTCGACGGCGCCGGCGGCCGCATCAAGCTCGCCGGCGAGATCTGGTCCGCCCGCACCCTCGACGCGGACACCAGCTTCGAACCGGGGCAGTCCGTCGACGTCGTGGAGATCGACGGGGCGACCGCGGTCGTCATGTGAACCGCCGTAGGACGAACCGACGAACCGACCGACTATCGTCGTATGACCGCGAACCACCTTCGTATGACCGTCATGTGGGAAGCAGCCGACTCGCGGCCCCCGGGTCTGCGAGACTCCGCTCAACGGGGCAGCACAGACAGCCGGAAGGGCACGGGGAAACGCATGCAACCGATCATCATCGTCCTGATCATTCTGGTGGTTCTGGTCTTCATCGCACTGGTCAAGACGATCCAGGTGATCCCGCAGGCCAGCGCCGCCATCGTCGAGCGGTTCGGCCGCTACACCCGCACCCTCAACGCGGGCCTGAACATCGTCGTCCCGTTCATCGACTCGATCCGCAACCGGATCGACCTCCGCGAACAGGTCGTCCCGTTCCCGCCGCAGCCCGTCATCACCCAGGACAACCTGGTCGTCAACATCGACACCGTCATCTACTACCAGGTGACCGACGCCCGGGCCGCCACCTACGAAGTGGCCAGCTACATCCAGGCCATCGAGCAGCTCACCGTCACCACCCTGCGCAACATCATCGGCGGCATGGACCTGGAACGGACCCTCACCTCCCGCGAGGAGATCAACGCGGCCCTGCGCGGCGTCCTCGACGAGGCCACCGGCAAGTGGGGCATCCGCGTCAACCGCGTCGAGCTCAAGGCCATCGAGCCGCCGACCTCCATCCAGGACTCGATGGAGAAGCAGATGCGCGCCGACCGCGACAAGCGCGCCGCGATCCTCCAGGCCGAGGGCGTCCGGCAGTCCGAGATCCTGCGCGCCGAGGGCGAGAAGCAGTCCTCCATCCTCCGCGCCGAGGGCGACGCCAAGGCCGCCGCCCTGCGCGCCGAAGGTGAGGCACAGGCGATCCGCACGGTGTTCGAGTCCATCCACGCCGGCGACGCCGACCAGAAGCTCCTCGCCTACCAGTACCTCCAGATGCTCCCGAAGATCGCCGAAGGCGACGCGAACAAGCTCTGGATCGTGCCCAGCGAGATCGGCGACGCACTCAAGGGCCTCTCCGGCGCCATGGGCAACTTCGGCCCCATGGGCGGCGGCTCCGGCTTCAACCCGCAGAACTCCGGCAAGGGCGACGGAAGCGGCCACGCGAACGGGAACAGCGCCGGCCCCGCCCCCCAGGAGCGCCGCGAACAGCCCCCCATCGACTGACCGGACCGTCCCCTGTTGCATGATCGGTGAGGCCCCTCGACCTTCATGGCGGGGAGGCGACCCACTCATGCAAAGGGGATGGCCCCGCCCATGTCCATCTGGGAATCACTCGCAGTCTTCGCCGCCGGAATCGGCGCCGGCACCATCAACACCATCGTCGGCTCCGGCACCCTCATCACCTTCCCGGTGCTGCTGGCCACCGGCCTGCCCCCGGTCACCGCCAACGTCTCCAACACCCTCGGCCTCGTCCCCGGCTCCATCAGCGGAGCCATCGGCTACCGCAAGGAACTCCGGGGCCAGCGCGCCCGCATCCTGCGGCTCGGCTCGGTCTCCCTCGTCGGCGGACTCGCGGGCGCCGTCCTGCTGCTCACCCTGCCGTC
Above is a window of Streptomyces subrutilus DNA encoding:
- a CDS encoding SPFH domain-containing protein; this translates as MQPIIIVLIILVVLVFIALVKTIQVIPQASAAIVERFGRYTRTLNAGLNIVVPFIDSIRNRIDLREQVVPFPPQPVITQDNLVVNIDTVIYYQVTDARAATYEVASYIQAIEQLTVTTLRNIIGGMDLERTLTSREEINAALRGVLDEATGKWGIRVNRVELKAIEPPTSIQDSMEKQMRADRDKRAAILQAEGVRQSEILRAEGEKQSSILRAEGDAKAAALRAEGEAQAIRTVFESIHAGDADQKLLAYQYLQMLPKIAEGDANKLWIVPSEIGDALKGLSGAMGNFGPMGGGSGFNPQNSGKGDGSGHANGNSAGPAPQERREQPPID